One Weissella ceti DNA window includes the following coding sequences:
- the manA gene encoding mannose-6-phosphate isomerase, class I, which yields MMEPLMLNAVLQDKMWGGTRLHEQFDFELPSEHTGEAWVASGHDHGLTVVNNGRFKGQTLAQLWQSEPALFENKDVNRPFPLLVKILDAQQNLSVQVHPDDDYAEEHEHELGKTEAWYVLNAEPGAKIYFGHNAQTREEFADMVDNGRWDDLLKTVDVEVGEVFYVPAGTLHALGAGVMVLEVQESSDTTYRVYDFDRRDAKTGELRELHRDAALDVVTVPAVEQEPIVQIESHPSYDESRLVEAPAFNIIKWDIHGTVVMTKENPYTIVTTIDGAANLMVGNHTYPLRPGTTFILPSDVQRWTLEGEATLIASTPGPASL from the coding sequence ATGATGGAACCGTTGATGTTAAATGCTGTTTTACAAGACAAGATGTGGGGCGGAACACGCCTCCACGAGCAATTTGATTTTGAACTACCGAGTGAACACACAGGTGAAGCCTGGGTGGCGTCGGGCCATGATCATGGTCTGACAGTTGTGAACAATGGACGTTTCAAAGGACAGACTCTCGCCCAACTTTGGCAAAGCGAACCTGCTTTGTTTGAAAATAAAGACGTAAATCGCCCTTTCCCATTATTGGTTAAGATTTTAGATGCGCAACAAAATCTATCTGTACAAGTTCATCCTGATGATGACTATGCAGAAGAACATGAGCATGAATTAGGTAAGACCGAGGCTTGGTACGTCTTGAATGCCGAACCAGGCGCTAAAATTTACTTCGGGCATAATGCCCAAACCCGTGAAGAATTTGCGGACATGGTTGATAATGGTCGATGGGATGACTTGTTGAAGACTGTGGATGTAGAAGTGGGGGAAGTGTTCTATGTACCAGCAGGTACATTGCACGCCCTTGGTGCTGGAGTAATGGTCTTGGAAGTACAAGAATCTTCAGATACAACTTACCGTGTCTACGACTTTGATCGTCGTGATGCTAAGACTGGAGAGCTTCGTGAATTACACCGCGATGCAGCGTTAGACGTTGTTACCGTGCCAGCCGTTGAACAAGAACCAATTGTCCAAATTGAATCACATCCTAGCTATGATGAAAGTCGTTTGGTTGAAGCACCAGCCTTTAATATCATAAAATGGGATATTCATGGTACGGTGGTGATGACGAAGGAAAACCCATACACCATTGTGACGACAATTGATGGTGCAGCGAATTTAATGGTAGGTAACCATACTTATCCATTGCGTCCAGGGACAACGTTTATTTTGCCAAGCGATGTACAACGTTGGACTTTGGAGGGAGAAGCAACTTTGATTGCGTCAACTCCGGGACCCGCTTCACTTTAA
- a CDS encoding MucBP domain-containing protein: MVDVRLQGTPIWVYAKDVNTKLSIAPHRIVEGAVGDAFTIEPVEIEGYRFVKAEGSPTGIFNMEGRTVTFYYRRNSYMETEVLDDKYLRLFREVPTYTDLKKSAPAMPLWNGTVVKVVERVATADGEFWYQIADTRWVPFNLETMQLVNKPESTTAPDVTQRPTTQLDLLARTAVEKHGVVDYVSTKDVTVYDVPYGKEVGRAVHGLRVDIDEVARDAAGVEWYHIVDLGWISKIYLKLD; this comes from the coding sequence ATGGTTGATGTGCGATTACAAGGGACACCGATTTGGGTGTATGCCAAAGATGTCAATACAAAGCTGTCGATTGCGCCACACCGTATTGTGGAAGGGGCAGTCGGGGATGCTTTTACAATTGAACCTGTAGAAATTGAAGGGTACCGTTTCGTTAAAGCGGAAGGTTCACCAACCGGTATTTTCAATATGGAAGGGCGTACGGTGACGTTCTATTACCGTCGTAATAGCTACATGGAAACGGAAGTCTTAGACGATAAGTATCTGCGTCTTTTCCGTGAAGTACCGACTTACACTGACTTGAAGAAGTCAGCACCGGCAATGCCGTTGTGGAATGGGACGGTTGTGAAGGTCGTGGAGCGTGTGGCCACAGCTGATGGGGAATTCTGGTATCAAATCGCTGATACGCGTTGGGTACCATTTAATTTGGAAACCATGCAATTGGTGAACAAGCCAGAATCAACCACTGCGCCAGACGTGACGCAACGTCCAACCACGCAATTGGATTTGCTGGCCCGTACAGCGGTTGAAAAGCATGGTGTTGTGGACTACGTTTCAACTAAGGATGTAACGGTGTATGATGTACCGTATGGAAAAGAAGTAGGGCGTGCTGTGCACGGACTACGTGTTGATATTGATGAAGTTGCACGTGATGCCGCGGGTGTAGAGTGGTATCATATTGTTGATTTAGGTTGGATTTCAAAAATTTATTTAAAGTTGGATTAA
- the rpiA gene encoding ribose-5-phosphate isomerase RpiA, with protein MTNLEVLDAQKKKAAQKAASLMPNNAVIGLGTGSTAAHFVRALAERVKNEGLQIEAVSTSFRTADLATELGIKVLDIDEVKHVDVTVDGADEVDPALNGIKGGGAALLFEKVVAMMSDKNIWIVDSSKYHTELGSFLLPIEVVKFGSQQVFNFLAEKGLQPQWRMTDADEKLATDSENYIIDVQLPAGTDVLALGTELKAMTGVVEHGLFLEICDMLIIGGEEMEIIER; from the coding sequence ATGACTAACCTAGAAGTATTAGATGCACAAAAGAAGAAGGCTGCCCAAAAGGCTGCCTCATTGATGCCAAACAACGCCGTTATCGGATTGGGTACTGGAAGTACAGCTGCTCACTTTGTGCGTGCTTTGGCAGAACGTGTGAAGAACGAAGGACTTCAAATTGAAGCTGTTTCAACTTCATTCCGTACAGCTGACTTGGCGACTGAATTGGGTATCAAGGTTCTTGATATCGATGAAGTTAAGCACGTTGACGTCACTGTTGATGGTGCTGACGAAGTTGACCCAGCCTTGAACGGTATCAAGGGTGGTGGAGCAGCTTTGTTGTTCGAAAAGGTTGTTGCCATGATGTCAGATAAGAACATCTGGATTGTTGACTCATCAAAGTACCACACAGAATTGGGATCATTCTTGTTGCCAATCGAAGTGGTTAAGTTTGGTAGCCAACAAGTCTTCAACTTCTTGGCTGAAAAGGGATTGCAACCACAATGGCGTATGACTGATGCTGACGAAAAGTTGGCAACTGATTCAGAAAACTACATCATCGATGTGCAATTGCCAGCGGGAACTGATGTTTTGGCATTGGGAACTGAATTGAAGGCGATGACTGGTGTGGTTGAACACGGATTATTCTTGGAAATCTGTGACATGCTAATCATTGGTGGCGAAGAGATGGAAATAATCGAACGCTAA
- the rbsK gene encoding ribokinase: MNKVVVIGSLNIDVIQKMARLPRQGETLGMIDQSTNFGGKGANQAVAAARQGAEVAFVGAVGDDGRGQSYIDLLNEEGVDTQNISIKEDTATGTAYIMLEEDGHNTILVYGGANQELTVADVEAAREVLLDADVVVAQLEVPQAAVLAGFKIAHENGAMTLLNPAPVTSHVDPELLAQTDLLIPNETEAAALLEAEATTDAAELAEHMSRFENELGIKQVMVTLGSDGSFYHVNGTNGVVPSFKVKAIDTTAAGDTFIGSVATVLQPDFSDVENVIRRASFASSLVVSRPGAIPAIPFKQEIEDGLKEQA; the protein is encoded by the coding sequence ATGAATAAAGTCGTTGTTATCGGAAGTTTGAATATTGATGTTATCCAAAAGATGGCTCGTTTGCCTCGTCAAGGAGAAACATTAGGAATGATTGACCAAAGTACTAACTTTGGTGGTAAGGGTGCTAACCAAGCCGTTGCTGCTGCTCGTCAAGGGGCGGAAGTAGCCTTTGTTGGTGCTGTTGGTGATGATGGTCGTGGCCAAAGCTACATCGATCTTTTGAACGAAGAAGGTGTTGATACACAAAACATTTCAATCAAGGAAGATACTGCGACTGGAACTGCCTACATTATGTTGGAAGAAGATGGTCACAACACAATCTTGGTATACGGTGGAGCCAACCAAGAATTGACTGTTGCTGACGTTGAAGCAGCACGTGAAGTGTTGTTGGATGCTGACGTCGTTGTTGCGCAACTAGAAGTCCCACAAGCTGCTGTATTGGCTGGATTCAAGATTGCCCACGAAAACGGCGCAATGACATTGTTGAACCCAGCACCTGTTACAAGCCATGTTGACCCAGAATTGTTGGCACAAACTGACTTGTTGATCCCTAACGAAACGGAAGCAGCTGCATTGTTGGAAGCTGAAGCAACTACTGATGCTGCTGAATTGGCAGAACACATGTCACGTTTTGAAAACGAATTGGGTATCAAGCAAGTAATGGTTACGCTTGGTTCAGATGGTTCTTTCTATCATGTAAATGGAACTAACGGCGTTGTGCCAAGTTTCAAGGTTAAGGCAATCGATACAACTGCTGCGGGAGATACTTTCATTGGTAGTGTTGCAACTGTTTTGCAACCGGACTTCTCAGATGTTGAAAATGTAATCCGTCGTGCTAGTTTCGCAAGTAGCTTGGTTGTTTCACGTCCGGGTGCGATCCCAGCCATTCCATTCAAGCAAGAAATTGAAGATGGACTAAAGGAGCAAGCATAA
- a CDS encoding NupC/NupG family nucleoside CNT transporter: MLFMIVNFLSIFVFLGIAYLFSDNKKGIHWRSVLTVIVLQLALAWFFMSFSIGQDMVRGAADGFKWLVDVSNAGIAFALPDWLQPTTGMPNFVTSALLPMLMIVPFFDLLNYFGILPFVIKWIGRGLSAVTGQPKFEAFFSVEMMFLGNTEVLAVSKTQLNAMSARRNYTLALMSMSCVTASVIGAYTTMVPGQYVMAAIPLNILGAIVISSMLNPVDVPAEEDTIASIHAEGEHREPVFSFIGDSILGAGRLILIITASVIGFVALAALVDALFSLTGLEWLKLSNIFGVVLFPLTWLLGFNVAEAFEIAQLMGMKLVTNEFVVMGEISKDIMAGTGLFANEHAKAVVAVFLTSFANFSTIGMILGAFKSLVSKEKSDYIAQRVMNLLVAGILVSLLSAAIAGLFVW; encoded by the coding sequence ATGTTATTCATGATTGTTAATTTTTTGAGTATTTTTGTTTTCTTGGGGATTGCTTACCTATTCTCTGACAACAAAAAGGGTATCCACTGGCGTTCAGTGCTTACTGTGATCGTGCTACAACTTGCCTTGGCTTGGTTCTTCATGAGCTTCAGCATCGGACAAGACATGGTCCGTGGAGCTGCGGATGGATTTAAGTGGTTGGTTGACGTTTCTAACGCTGGTATCGCGTTTGCTTTGCCAGACTGGTTGCAACCAACAACTGGAATGCCTAACTTCGTAACTAGCGCATTACTACCAATGTTGATGATTGTTCCATTCTTCGACTTGCTTAACTACTTTGGTATCTTGCCATTCGTTATTAAGTGGATCGGACGTGGATTGTCAGCAGTTACTGGACAACCTAAGTTCGAAGCATTCTTCTCAGTTGAAATGATGTTCCTAGGAAACACTGAAGTTTTGGCTGTTTCTAAGACACAATTGAACGCAATGAGCGCTCGTCGTAACTACACACTAGCTTTGATGTCAATGAGCTGTGTGACTGCATCAGTTATCGGAGCCTACACGACTATGGTTCCTGGTCAATACGTAATGGCCGCTATTCCTTTGAACATCTTGGGTGCCATTGTTATTTCATCAATGCTTAACCCAGTTGACGTTCCTGCCGAAGAAGACACAATCGCTTCAATTCATGCTGAAGGTGAACACCGCGAACCTGTCTTCTCATTCATCGGAGACTCAATCTTGGGTGCCGGTCGTTTGATCTTGATCATCACTGCATCAGTTATTGGATTCGTTGCCTTGGCCGCTTTGGTTGACGCCCTATTCAGCTTGACTGGTTTGGAATGGTTGAAGTTGTCAAACATCTTCGGAGTTGTATTGTTCCCATTGACATGGTTGCTAGGATTCAACGTTGCTGAAGCGTTTGAAATCGCGCAATTGATGGGAATGAAGTTGGTTACTAACGAATTCGTTGTTATGGGAGAAATCTCAAAGGACATCATGGCTGGTACTGGTTTGTTCGCTAACGAACACGCTAAGGCCGTTGTAGCTGTATTCCTAACAAGCTTTGCTAACTTCAGTACTATTGGAATGATCCTTGGTGCTTTCAAGAGCTTGGTTTCAAAGGAAAAGTCAGACTACATCGCTCAACGTGTTATGAACTTGCTTGTTGCTGGTATCTTGGTTTCACTACTATCAGCTGCAATCGCTGGATTGTTCGTTTGGTAA
- the rihC gene encoding ribonucleoside hydrolase RihC has product MVKPVILDMDPGVDDAAAIAVALNNPALDVRLITTVAGNVSVDKTTNNALKLVDFFGKNTPVAAGAKAPLKREFTDASYVHGESGMPGYDFPEATSQALEIDAIEAIHNELHAADAPMTIIATGAYTNIALLLEKYPEDRELIKELLLMGGSISGGNVSSVAEFNVFTDPDAAKIVFESGLPIVMIGLDVTLNALITTETTEALRTLGRAGEMLYGIITAYGDVHEGGKPMHDVNTILYAVNPDLITTRPFAIDVITEGPAIGATVADTQHRWHEDGFYNAEVGIDIDAANFNTWFLEQVSLMN; this is encoded by the coding sequence ATGGTTAAACCTGTAATTTTAGATATGGATCCTGGTGTTGATGACGCAGCAGCCATTGCCGTTGCGCTTAACAACCCTGCCCTTGACGTTCGTTTGATTACGACTGTTGCTGGAAATGTTAGTGTGGACAAGACAACGAATAACGCCCTTAAGTTGGTTGATTTCTTTGGCAAGAACACACCCGTTGCAGCTGGTGCTAAGGCACCGCTAAAGCGCGAATTTACAGATGCATCATACGTCCATGGAGAATCAGGAATGCCTGGTTACGACTTCCCAGAAGCCACAAGCCAAGCATTAGAAATTGACGCTATCGAAGCTATTCACAACGAACTACACGCTGCGGATGCACCTATGACAATTATTGCGACTGGAGCGTACACAAACATTGCGCTTCTATTGGAAAAGTACCCTGAAGATCGCGAACTAATCAAAGAATTACTTTTGATGGGTGGTTCAATTTCTGGGGGGAACGTTAGTTCAGTTGCAGAATTCAACGTCTTCACTGATCCTGACGCCGCTAAGATTGTTTTCGAAAGCGGACTTCCAATTGTTATGATCGGGCTTGACGTTACATTGAACGCTTTGATCACAACAGAAACAACAGAAGCACTTCGTACTCTTGGACGCGCTGGTGAAATGCTTTACGGTATTATCACAGCCTACGGTGACGTTCACGAAGGTGGAAAGCCAATGCACGATGTTAACACCATCCTCTATGCTGTTAACCCTGACTTGATTACAACACGTCCATTTGCGATTGATGTGATCACTGAAGGTCCTGCAATTGGTGCGACTGTCGCTGACACGCAACACCGTTGGCACGAAGATGGCTTCTACAATGCTGAAGTTGGTATTGATATTGATGCCGCCAACTTTAACACATGGTTCCTTGAGCAAGTCAGCTTGATGAACTAA
- a CDS encoding nucleoside hydrolase, which produces MAKKKMILDLDTGVDDVLAIAYALATPDADLIGIVSSYGNTLVDIAGENSLKMLEQFGAPDVPVFIGHSHSSDTESFETMEISKQIHGQRGLGAVELPLAKRAVEEQHGVDFIIEAAHKYADDLVIVPTGPLTNLADAMQKDPEIADLIGNITIMGGALTIPGNVTAYTEANINQDPKAADYVFRNAKMLVMVGLDVTMKTLLTKNETQQWRELGTDKGVIMADIFDFYIDAYRDLGIDERGAALHDPLAVGVAVDPALVSLFPINMMVDHEDGRTIGDPKRLLDPVKNNYAAIDVDEDFYLERFMNYMAIVLGK; this is translated from the coding sequence ATGGCAAAGAAGAAAATGATTTTGGACTTGGACACAGGAGTTGATGACGTATTGGCAATCGCCTACGCCCTTGCAACACCTGACGCCGACCTTATTGGTATCGTAAGTTCATACGGAAACACATTGGTAGACATCGCTGGTGAAAACAGCCTAAAGATGTTGGAACAATTCGGTGCACCTGACGTGCCTGTCTTCATCGGACACAGCCACTCATCAGACACTGAAAGCTTCGAAACAATGGAAATCTCAAAGCAAATCCACGGACAACGTGGACTTGGTGCGGTTGAACTTCCTTTGGCAAAGCGTGCTGTTGAAGAACAACACGGTGTCGACTTCATTATCGAAGCTGCACACAAGTATGCAGACGACTTGGTTATCGTACCAACTGGTCCACTTACTAACTTGGCCGATGCGATGCAAAAGGATCCAGAAATTGCTGACTTGATTGGTAACATCACAATCATGGGTGGTGCGTTGACTATTCCTGGAAACGTTACTGCTTACACAGAAGCAAACATTAACCAAGACCCTAAGGCAGCTGATTACGTATTCCGTAACGCTAAGATGTTGGTCATGGTTGGTTTGGACGTCACAATGAAGACATTGTTGACTAAGAACGAAACACAACAATGGCGTGAACTAGGAACTGATAAGGGTGTTATCATGGCAGATATCTTTGATTTCTACATCGATGCATACCGCGACCTAGGAATCGACGAACGTGGAGCTGCTTTGCATGACCCACTTGCTGTCGGTGTCGCTGTTGACCCTGCCTTGGTATCACTATTCCCTATCAACATGATGGTTGACCACGAAGATGGTCGTACAATCGGTGATCCAAAGCGTCTTCTTGACCCAGTTAAGAACAACTACGCTGCTATCGACGTTGATGAAGACTTCTACCTAGAACGCTTCATGAACTACATGGCAATCGTACTTGGAAAGTAA
- a CDS encoding GyrI-like domain-containing protein, whose amino-acid sequence MDTPTKFDFKKTPTYKATKKTQIITRPSLLALTIAGTGDPNQEGFQTDIQAMYTFAYGIKMAYKKMMANDIFSSLEVNETIDDYVVPPLAGYWTISEEAQLLGAWDKSDLVYRLELVIPDAVPLDFIHERMDAIKAEKVAENPRINDVVLATLPAETVAHILHVGPYDDEPTSFTMLEAAIQTDGYRRINKEHREIYLSDTRRTAPEKLKTILEVAVSPTEIQ is encoded by the coding sequence ATGGATACACCAACAAAGTTCGATTTCAAAAAAACACCAACTTATAAAGCAACTAAAAAAACGCAGATTATCACCCGCCCCTCACTACTTGCATTAACAATCGCTGGGACAGGGGATCCGAACCAAGAAGGTTTCCAAACGGATATTCAAGCCATGTACACTTTCGCGTATGGTATTAAAATGGCTTATAAGAAAATGATGGCTAACGATATTTTCAGCTCATTAGAAGTAAATGAAACGATTGACGATTATGTCGTCCCACCGCTAGCTGGATACTGGACAATTTCGGAAGAAGCACAATTACTGGGCGCTTGGGACAAGTCTGATTTAGTTTATCGCTTAGAATTAGTGATTCCTGATGCCGTGCCATTGGATTTCATTCACGAACGTATGGACGCAATTAAGGCAGAGAAAGTCGCTGAAAACCCACGTATTAATGATGTTGTCTTAGCGACGCTGCCTGCTGAAACTGTGGCGCACATCTTACATGTTGGTCCGTATGATGATGAACCAACGAGTTTTACGATGTTAGAAGCAGCGATTCAAACTGACGGTTACCGCCGTATTAACAAAGAACATCGTGAAATCTACTTGAGTGATACGCGTCGAACAGCCCCTGAGAAATTAAAAACGATTCTAGAAGTCGCTGTTTCGCCAACTGAAATACAATAA